A single genomic interval of Peromyscus leucopus breed LL Stock chromosome 7, UCI_PerLeu_2.1, whole genome shotgun sequence harbors:
- the Ireb2 gene encoding iron-responsive element-binding protein 2 — MDSPSAGYTFEYLIETLSDNSHKKFFNVPKLGGTKYDILPYSIRVLLEAAVRNCDGFLIKKEDVMNILDWKTKQSNVEVPFFPARVVLQDFTGIPAMVDFAAMREAVKSLGGDPKKVHPACPTDLTVDHSLQIDFSKCAIQNAPNPGGGDLQKAGKLSPLKVQPKKLPCRGQTTCRGSCDSGELSRNSGTFSSQIENTPILCPFHLQPVPEPETVLKNQEVEFGRNRERLQFFKWSSGAFKNVAVIPPGTGMAHQVNLEYLSRVVFEEKDLLFPDSVVGTDSHITMVNGLGILGWGVGGIETEAVMLGLPVTLPLPEVVGCELTGSSNAFVTSIDIVLGITKHLRQVGVAGKFVEFFGSGVSQLSIVDRTTIANMCPEYGALLSFFPVDNVTLRHLEHTGFNKTKLESMEKYLKAVKLFRNDENSSEPEYSQVIQINLNSIVASVSGPKRPQDRVAITDMKSDFQACLNEKVGFKGFQVAAEKQSDTVSIHYDGSEYKLSHGSVVIAAVISCTNNCNPSVMLAAGLLAKKAVETGLRVKPYIRTSLSPGSGMVTHYLSSSGVLPYLSKLGFEIVGYGCSTCVGNTAPLSEAVLNAVKQGDLVTCGVLSGNKNFEGRLCDCVRANYLASPPLVVAYAIAGTVNIDFQTEPLGTDSTGKEIYLHDIWPSREEVHQIEEEHVVLSMFKALKEKVEMGNKRWNSLEAPESVLFPWDVKSTYIRCPSFFDKLTKEPAVLQPIDNAHVLLYLGDSVTTDHISPAGSIARSSAAAKYLTNRGLTPREFNSYGARRGNDAVMTRGTFANIKLFNKFIGKPAPKTVHFPSGQTLDVFEAAELYQKEGIPLIILAGKKYGSGNSRDWAAKGPYLLGVKAVLAESYEKIHKDHLIGIGIAPLEFLPGENADSLGLSGREVFSLSFPEELSPGITLNMKTSTGKEFSVIASFENDVEITLYKHGGLLNFVARKFS; from the exons ATATTCTGCCTTATTCAATACGGGTCCTGTTGGAAGCTGCTGTACGAAATTGTGAtggctttttaattaaaaaggaagatgttATGAACATTTTGGActggaaaaccaaacaaagcaatgtTGAAGTGCCCTTTTTCCCTGCCCGTGTTGTTCTTCAAGATTTTAC cGGAATACCGGCAATGGTGGATTTTGCTGCTATGAGGGAGGCAGTGAAAAGTCTTGGAGGTGATCCTAAGAAAGTCCACCCTGCCTGTCCAACAGATCTCACAGTTGACCATTCTTTACAGATCGACTTCAGTAAATG TGCAATACAGAATGCACCAAATCCTGGAGGTGGTGACCTGCAGAAAGCAGGAAAGCTCTCCCCACTTAAAGTGCAGCCTAAGAAGCTTCCATGCCGAGGCCAGACTACCTGCCGAGGATCGTGTGATTCTGGAGAACTAAGCCGAAACTCAGGAACATTTTCTTCACAGATTGAGAATACGCCCATCCTATGTCCTTTTCATTTGCAACCAGTGCCTGA ACCTGAGACAGTGTTAAAAAATCAAGAAGTAGAATTCGGCAGAAATCGAGAGAGGCTTCAGTTTTTTAAG TGGAGTTCAGGAGCTTTTAAGAATGTGGCAGTCAtccctcctggaactggaatggcTCATCAAGTGAACTTAGAATATTTATCAAGAGTAGTTTTTGAAGAAAAGGACCTGCTCTTCCCAGACAGTGTAGTTGGCACAGACTCTCATATAACCATGGTGAATGGATTGGGGATTCTTGGGTGGG GAGTTGGAGGCATTGAAACAGAAGCAGTTATGCTGGGCCTACCAGTTACTCTTCCTTTACCAGAGGTGGTTGGATGTGAGCTAACTGGGTCGTCCAATGCTTTTGTTACGTCCATAGATATTGTCCTCGGCATTACCAAG CACCTCAGGCAGGTAGGAGTGGCTGGAAAGTTTGTTGAGTTTTTTGGAAGTGGAGTTTCACAGTTGTCTATTGTTGATCGAACTACCATAGCAAACATGTGTCCAGAATATGGTGCTCTCCTCAGCTTTTTCCCTGTTGACAATGTGACACTACGGCATTTAGAACATACAG GTTTTAACAAAACCAAACTTGAGTCAATGGAAAAATACCTTAAAGCTGTGAAATTGTTTCGGAATGATGAGAATTCTTCAGAACCTGAATATTCTCAG GTGATACAAATTAATCTGAATTCAATAGTTGCATCTGTCAGTGGTCCAAAAAGGCCTCAGGATAGAGTTGCTATAACAGATATGAAAAGTGATTTTCAGGCTTGCTTAAATGAAAAG GTTGGATTTAAAGGTTTTCAAGTTGCAGCAGAAAAACAAAGTGATACTGTCTCTATTCATTACGATGGAAGTGAGTATAAGCTGTCCCATGGATCTGTGGTCATTGCTGCAGTTATCAGTTGTACCAATAATTGCAATCCATCTGTCATGCTTGCTGCAG GCCTTTTGGCTAAGAAGGCTGTTGAAACTGGTTTGCGAGTTAAACCTTATATAAGAACAAGTTTAtctccaggcagtgggatggtTACACATTACCTCAGCTCAAGTGGAGTGTTACCCTATCTTAGCAAGCTAGG ATTTGAAATAGTTGGCTATGGCTGCTCAACATGTGTGGGAAATACAGCACCTTTATCAGAAGCCGTTTTAAATGCAGTAAAACAg GGTGATTTGGTTACCTGTGGAGTTTTATCTGGAAACAAAAATTTTGAAGGTCGACTTTGTGATTGTGTCCGTGCCAATTACCTTGCCTCTCCACCCTTAGTGGTGGCTTATGCCATAGCAGGCACCGTGAATATAGATTTCCAGACAGAGCCTTTAG GTACTGACTCTACGGGCAAGGAAATTTACCTGCATGACATTTGGCCTAGTCGAGAAGAAGTTCATCAGATAGAAGAAGAACACGTTGTATTGTCCATGTTTAAAGCTCTGAAAGAGAAGGTAGAG ATGGGAAATAAACGGTGGAATTCCTTAGAAGCCCCAGAGTCAGTGCTCTTTCCGTGGGACGTCAAGTCTACTTATATCAGATGCCCTTCGTTTTTTGATAAGCTT aCCAAAGAGCCAGCGGTCCTCCAGCCTATCGACAATGCCCACGTCTTACTGTATTTGGGAGACTCTGTCACGACAGATCACATCTCACCTGCTGGAAGTATTGCCAGGAGCAGTGCTGCCGCTAAGTACCTGACAAAcagagg CCTTACTCCTCGGGAGTTCAACTCTTACGGAGCCCGAAGAGGTAACGATGCTGTGATGACAAGAGGCACGTTTGCAAACATCAAGCTTTTTAATAAGTTTATTGGGAAGCCAGCTCCCAAAACAGTTCACTTTCCATCAGGACAGACG CTCGATGTATTTGAAGCTGCAGAACTGTACCAGAAAGAAGGTATCCCACTGATCATTTTAGCAGGGAAAAAATATGGTTCAGGAAATTCAAGAGACTGGGCTGCCAAAGGACCCTATTTGCTg GGTGTAAAGGCTGTTTTGGCTGAAAGTTatgaaaaaatacacaaagatcATTTGATTGGAATTGGTATAGCTCCGCTTGAGTTCCTCCCAGGAGAAAATGCAGACTCCTTGGGCCTCTCTGGTAGAGaagtattttctttatcatttcctGAAGAACTCTCTCCTGGAATTACATTAAATATGAAG acaaGCACTGGAAAAGAATTCAGCGTGATTGCATCATTTGAAAATGACGTGGAGATAACTTTGTACAAACATGGAGGCTTATTAAACTTTGTGGCTCGAAAATTCTCATAG